In one Brevibacillus choshinensis genomic region, the following are encoded:
- a CDS encoding OsmC family protein gives MTATAKKQMSVRAQWQGKLQFQAEGPSGYPVLMDSSVALGGEGAGNSPLELILVGLVGCMGIGVTKLLEKMRQSPEGIEIVADGIRDEAVPHAISEIHLTFHVSGGVASSRIWQAVKLESEQYCPVAASLRATIVPHVFINGSEVPEPQGSEEQEA, from the coding sequence ATGACAGCGACTGCAAAGAAACAAATGAGTGTACGCGCACAGTGGCAAGGCAAGCTCCAATTCCAGGCTGAGGGACCGAGCGGATATCCCGTCTTGATGGATTCAAGCGTGGCATTAGGGGGAGAGGGTGCGGGCAATAGCCCATTGGAGCTGATCTTGGTCGGCCTGGTTGGCTGCATGGGGATCGGCGTAACCAAACTGCTGGAAAAGATGAGACAGTCGCCGGAAGGAATTGAGATCGTCGCAGACGGGATTCGCGATGAGGCTGTTCCACATGCCATCTCAGAAATTCACCTGACTTTTCATGTGAGTGGGGGGGTAGCCTCTTCCCGCATCTGGCAGGCAGTCAAGCTGGAAAGTGAGCAATATTGTCCGGTCGCAGCTTCCTTGAGAGCCACCATTGTCCCCCATGTATTCATCAACGGAAGTGAAGTTCCGGAGCCTCAAGGGAGCGAAGAACAAGAAGCGTAA
- a CDS encoding ABC transporter ATP-binding protein translates to MSGQNVWKRLTNYARPFQKQIVGALILLLLGTSAELAGPFLAKVMIDNHILAIQKPWFEYNERPQAVANSAVELNGKFYVRQDVLEEAGVAPQSTEAKQVSILAEGTTYYLVNGNVNQNEEKRITPLPLENGRERVEVVTGKGAESTATNPGLTGIRLTAVEVKAMYQGEILPIIWLSVGYAVLILLSAGFNYVQILWLQTIAQRIIQQMRMKLFIHLQKLPVSFFDKTPVGSLVSRVSNDTEAIRELYVSVLATFVQNGIYLIGILIALYILQPELALICFLTVPVLVVLVVVYQKYSSRYYAIIRSRLSDMNATINEMIQNMAIVQAFRREKGVQEEFAQVNEEYFRVKLKENNLESLLLRPAVDLIWKVVLTFIVWYYGSTSFHSAISFGALFAFVDYMGRFFEPINMIMNRLSQLQQATISAKRVFDILDTDQEAPKGITDQEIERPQGEVVFENVSFAYTGDEYVLKNVSFTAKPGQTIALVGHTGSGKSSLMNLLLGFYPVTDGKILIDGTDMNSIDTQALRRHVGLVLQDPFLFTGSIGFNIRMYNESVTDDVVRRAAEAVRADEFIRQLPGGYEEPVVERGMTLSAGQRQLISFARALAANPAILILDEATASIDSETESAIQEALHVLSRGRTTFIIAHRLSTIQHADQILVLSRGEVVERGTHEELMEQDGLYQKMYQLQQGNVSVTING, encoded by the coding sequence ATGAGCGGGCAAAACGTATGGAAACGTCTGACCAATTACGCCAGACCGTTCCAGAAACAGATAGTGGGAGCGCTGATTTTGCTCTTGCTCGGTACGAGTGCAGAGCTGGCGGGACCGTTCTTGGCGAAGGTGATGATCGACAATCACATTCTCGCGATTCAAAAGCCATGGTTTGAATATAATGAGCGACCACAGGCGGTAGCGAATTCGGCCGTGGAGTTGAACGGAAAGTTTTATGTTCGTCAGGATGTGCTCGAAGAAGCAGGTGTAGCTCCGCAGAGCACCGAGGCCAAACAGGTGAGCATTCTGGCGGAAGGAACGACGTATTATCTCGTAAATGGGAACGTCAATCAAAACGAGGAAAAACGGATTACACCACTACCCCTTGAGAATGGCCGTGAGCGGGTAGAAGTGGTCACAGGTAAGGGAGCGGAAAGTACTGCAACTAATCCGGGGTTGACAGGTATACGCCTGACCGCTGTAGAAGTAAAAGCGATGTATCAAGGCGAAATCCTGCCGATTATCTGGTTGTCCGTTGGTTACGCGGTGCTGATCTTGCTGTCCGCCGGCTTTAACTACGTTCAAATTCTGTGGCTGCAGACGATCGCACAGCGAATCATTCAGCAGATGCGGATGAAGCTGTTCATTCATTTGCAAAAGCTTCCCGTCTCATTCTTTGACAAAACGCCAGTTGGCTCACTCGTCTCTCGGGTTAGTAATGATACGGAAGCGATACGCGAGCTGTATGTCAGTGTGCTGGCGACGTTTGTGCAAAACGGCATATACTTGATTGGGATTCTCATTGCATTGTATATCCTCCAACCTGAGCTGGCATTGATCTGCTTTTTGACGGTTCCTGTGCTGGTGGTGCTCGTTGTGGTCTATCAAAAGTACAGCTCACGCTACTACGCCATCATTCGTTCCCGCTTGAGCGACATGAATGCGACGATTAACGAGATGATCCAGAATATGGCGATTGTTCAAGCGTTTCGTCGTGAAAAAGGGGTTCAGGAAGAGTTTGCGCAGGTGAACGAGGAATACTTCAGGGTCAAGCTGAAGGAAAACAATCTGGAATCGCTCTTGCTGAGACCGGCTGTAGACTTGATCTGGAAAGTGGTGTTGACCTTCATCGTCTGGTACTACGGCTCCACTTCTTTTCACAGCGCCATATCCTTTGGTGCGTTGTTTGCCTTTGTCGACTATATGGGTCGTTTCTTTGAGCCAATCAATATGATCATGAATCGACTTTCGCAGCTCCAGCAGGCTACGATTTCGGCAAAGCGCGTGTTTGACATCCTCGATACCGATCAGGAAGCGCCAAAAGGTATCACAGATCAGGAGATCGAGCGGCCACAGGGAGAAGTGGTCTTCGAAAATGTTTCGTTTGCCTATACGGGCGATGAGTATGTGTTGAAAAATGTCTCGTTCACGGCGAAGCCAGGTCAGACGATCGCTTTGGTCGGGCATACGGGGTCTGGGAAAAGCTCCTTGATGAACCTGCTGCTCGGATTTTATCCGGTGACCGATGGAAAAATCCTGATCGACGGGACGGACATGAACAGCATCGATACACAGGCACTGCGTCGCCATGTGGGATTGGTCCTGCAAGATCCGTTTTTGTTTACGGGCAGCATCGGCTTCAATATCCGTATGTACAATGAAAGCGTCACAGACGATGTCGTTCGACGTGCGGCAGAGGCGGTACGCGCAGATGAATTCATCCGACAGCTTCCTGGTGGATATGAGGAGCCAGTTGTGGAACGGGGCATGACCTTGTCGGCTGGTCAACGCCAACTGATTTCGTTTGCACGGGCCTTGGCAGCAAATCCGGCTATTCTCATCCTGGATGAGGCAACCGCGAGTATCGATAGCGAGACCGAGTCGGCGATTCAGGAAGCCTTGCATGTCTTGTCTCGCGGACGCACGACCTTTATCATTGCCCATCGTTTGTCGACCATCCAGCACGCTGATCAAATACTGGTGTTGTCCCGTGGGGAAGTCGTGGAACGGGGAACCCATGAGGAATTGATGGAACAGGATGGGTTGTATCAAAAAATGTACCAACTCCAGCAGGGAAATGTATCCGTTACAATAAACGGGTAG
- a CDS encoding GNAT family N-acetyltransferase, producing the protein MTENSFLKQLEPGDAGEMYWLTDSNRSYLKEWLPWLDYTRQVEDTAQFINMTINQHNNNQGTHYGIWYNGRLAGTLGVHNIDWINKKTSIGYWLGAQFQGKGLMTAAVATYVDRLIFGSWDLEKVTIQAATENYKSRSIPERLGFQQEGILRRNEFLYDHFVDHAVYSLLRSEWEEARNSKKR; encoded by the coding sequence ATGACGGAAAATTCTTTCCTCAAACAATTGGAGCCAGGTGATGCAGGGGAAATGTATTGGCTGACAGATTCGAATCGCTCCTATTTAAAGGAATGGCTGCCTTGGCTGGACTATACGAGACAGGTTGAGGATACAGCGCAGTTCATCAACATGACGATCAATCAGCACAACAACAATCAAGGTACGCACTACGGCATCTGGTACAACGGGCGTTTGGCAGGGACTTTGGGCGTTCACAATATTGACTGGATCAACAAGAAGACATCCATCGGGTACTGGCTAGGGGCTCAATTCCAAGGCAAGGGATTAATGACAGCGGCAGTGGCTACCTATGTCGATCGGCTAATTTTCGGTTCGTGGGATTTGGAAAAAGTGACGATCCAAGCGGCGACCGAAAACTACAAGAGCAGATCGATACCTGAGCGACTCGGGTTCCAACAGGAGGGCATTCTACGGAGAAACGAATTTCTGTACGATCACTTTGTCGACCACGCAGTCTACAGCCTTCTTCGCTCAGAATGGGAAGAGGCGCGGAACAGTAAAAAACGGTAG
- the sppA gene encoding signal peptide peptidase SppA, with protein MHRKKWIALLIVLVVFFAGLFVELITGTYDELADNPGFSWDENVVSGSGSGKIVQLFVTGVISGEQNTTGVPSMSQLLAEQLRRVEEDTTVKALVLRIDSPGGEVVATDELHTRLSRLKQVRHIPIVISMGSTAASGGYYLATTGDAIFANPNTLTGSLGVIFNLFNYSDAANKLGVHQFAIKSGRFKDIGSPSRPLTDPERKIFQTLVNESYNKFVDVIVKGRNLSRQRVLEIADGRVYSGEQAKRLGLIDQFGDLDDATRYALSLSGVSEALVVRYTDQISLSKLLFSMKQHWSNPDPLGLSRVLERQSSPKLLYQFMP; from the coding sequence ATGCATCGAAAAAAATGGATCGCACTACTTATCGTTTTGGTAGTTTTTTTCGCGGGACTCTTCGTTGAACTCATTACCGGAACTTATGACGAGCTCGCAGATAATCCAGGCTTCTCCTGGGATGAGAATGTCGTATCTGGCTCCGGCTCAGGCAAGATCGTCCAGCTCTTTGTCACGGGCGTCATCTCCGGCGAGCAAAATACCACAGGCGTACCATCCATGAGTCAGCTTCTCGCGGAGCAGCTACGGCGCGTGGAAGAGGATACGACTGTCAAAGCTTTGGTTCTGCGAATTGACAGCCCAGGTGGGGAAGTCGTTGCCACAGACGAGCTACATACCCGACTCTCACGCCTCAAGCAAGTGCGCCATATCCCCATCGTAATAAGCATGGGATCGACCGCCGCTTCGGGTGGATATTATTTGGCTACTACCGGCGACGCTATTTTCGCCAATCCCAACACTTTGACCGGCAGTCTCGGTGTCATCTTCAATCTATTCAACTACAGCGACGCAGCGAATAAATTGGGGGTCCATCAGTTTGCCATCAAGAGCGGCCGATTTAAAGATATTGGCAGTCCTTCACGCCCACTGACAGATCCAGAGCGTAAAATCTTTCAGACGCTCGTCAATGAGAGCTACAACAAGTTTGTCGATGTGATTGTCAAAGGCCGCAACCTCTCTCGTCAACGAGTGCTTGAGATCGCAGATGGACGAGTCTACTCCGGTGAGCAAGCCAAACGTCTTGGTCTCATCGATCAATTCGGTGATCTGGACGATGCGACCCGTTATGCCCTCTCCCTCTCCGGGGTATCAGAAGCTTTGGTCGTCCGCTATACCGATCAGATCTCGCTCAGTAAATTGTTGTTCAGCATGAAGCAGCACTGGTCGAATCCCGATCCACTGGGACTCTCACGTGTTTTGGAGCGGCAGAGCTCCCCAAAATTGCTGTATCAGTTCATGCCATAA
- a CDS encoding ABC transporter ATP-binding protein: protein MHTLRQLSWFFKAHWKRYSIGITFLFLIDVLVLWPPRLIGDIVDSIRNSSLTTAELMKTVLILLSLGLVLYGMRYMWRYLLNGGALILEKTLRERLFSHLTRMSPSFYHRKRSGDLMAVATNDIPAIEQTASTGVLTLVDALFMTLLTLIVMLTSIDWKLTLAALIPMPFLAWSTAYYGRLLHERFYLAQEAFGEMNDHVQQSVSGVRVLRAFVQEKADVEAYRRVSEKTLERNVSVSRIDALFEPTIAIIIGFSFLIGLGYGTYLVFTSVISLGELVAFNLYLGLLIWPMFAFGWLVNVLQRGGASHKRLSELLVEEPDVAEQEHPVSAVASNTVEARHFTFTYPGTEKPALRDITFTLGEGETLGIVGRTGSGKSTLCRSLLHQYQMNESSLFVGGVPIESLSLFALREKIGYVPQEHLLFSRSIEANVTFGKPGASAEEVLHALELAEMGSDLLQFREGVQTMVGEKGVTLSGGQKQRISIARALLMDADILILDDSLSAVDARTEESIVRHLRKERTGKTTIITAHRLSAVQHAQLILVLDEGQIVERGTHDELMRQNGWYAEQFRRQQMEQDVAG, encoded by the coding sequence TTGCACACATTACGGCAATTGTCCTGGTTTTTCAAAGCTCATTGGAAGCGATATTCGATCGGCATTACCTTTTTGTTCCTCATCGATGTCCTTGTATTATGGCCGCCGCGTCTGATTGGAGATATAGTCGATTCCATCCGCAACAGTTCGTTGACGACAGCGGAGCTGATGAAAACCGTCCTGATTTTACTATCACTTGGCCTGGTCTTGTACGGCATGCGATATATGTGGCGTTACCTCTTGAATGGAGGAGCGTTGATTTTGGAGAAAACGTTGCGGGAGCGGCTTTTTTCCCACCTGACTCGCATGTCGCCTTCCTTTTATCATCGCAAGCGCAGCGGAGATCTGATGGCTGTGGCTACCAACGATATACCTGCCATTGAACAAACGGCGAGCACGGGTGTGCTGACACTGGTGGATGCCTTGTTCATGACGCTGCTGACCTTGATCGTCATGCTGACGTCAATCGACTGGAAGCTGACACTGGCCGCCTTGATTCCCATGCCTTTTTTGGCTTGGTCGACGGCGTATTATGGAAGGCTGCTGCATGAGCGCTTTTACTTGGCGCAGGAAGCATTCGGTGAAATGAACGACCATGTCCAGCAATCCGTTTCAGGGGTTCGGGTACTGCGTGCTTTTGTTCAGGAAAAAGCGGATGTGGAGGCTTATCGACGCGTGAGTGAAAAGACGCTCGAACGAAACGTGAGTGTGTCTCGTATCGACGCCTTGTTTGAGCCGACGATTGCCATTATTATCGGCTTCAGCTTTTTGATCGGATTGGGATATGGGACGTATCTCGTCTTTACGAGCGTCATTTCTTTGGGGGAATTGGTTGCGTTTAACCTTTATCTGGGGCTGTTGATCTGGCCGATGTTCGCATTTGGGTGGCTGGTCAACGTATTGCAGCGCGGTGGAGCTTCGCATAAACGCCTCTCGGAACTGTTAGTAGAGGAGCCGGATGTAGCAGAACAGGAGCATCCCGTGTCTGCCGTCGCTTCCAATACGGTAGAAGCTCGTCATTTTACTTTTACTTATCCAGGCACAGAAAAGCCTGCCTTGCGTGATATCACCTTTACGCTGGGAGAGGGCGAAACGCTGGGAATCGTTGGGCGCACAGGGAGTGGAAAGTCGACCCTTTGCCGTTCCTTGCTTCATCAATACCAAATGAATGAAAGCTCGCTATTCGTCGGTGGTGTACCGATCGAATCGCTGTCGCTCTTTGCTTTGCGCGAAAAGATCGGCTACGTCCCTCAGGAGCATCTGCTCTTCTCACGGAGCATCGAGGCCAATGTGACATTCGGGAAACCGGGAGCTTCTGCAGAGGAAGTGCTGCATGCCTTGGAGCTGGCTGAAATGGGAAGTGACCTTTTACAGTTCAGAGAAGGCGTGCAAACCATGGTAGGGGAGAAAGGTGTCACACTCTCCGGAGGACAAAAGCAACGTATTTCCATCGCCCGTGCCTTGTTGATGGATGCAGATATTTTGATTTTGGACGATTCTCTGTCTGCTGTAGATGCTCGAACCGAGGAAAGCATCGTGCGCCACTTACGAAAGGAGAGAACGGGTAAAACGACGATTATTACGGCGCATCGATTGTCTGCCGTGCAGCATGCCCAACTGATACTCGTATTAGATGAGGGACAGATTGTGGAACGTGGCACACATGATGAGCTGATGCGACAAAATGGCTGGTATGCCGAACAGTTCAGGCGTCAGCAGATGGAGCAGGATGTCGCTGGTTAG
- a CDS encoding CAP domain-containing protein — protein MRKKSISSILAVSLSFALFGHMLPAHAATASLVTTKQAAATSAISVYGIQLGMSTSQVEQVLGKPARKDPSTTGVEWWIYNKDLTNYIQVGIQNAKVVTLFTNGAKFNLKGIGFGATTAALQKAWGAPQSTLGITSTFKINNNTINHPTYLLNNQTVTFSIDQLGGNKVAGVRISTPDHFSTIAIGLMYPISYSKLPAKPVLTDAQIKQAALAYEKENFDLLNVARTRANLPVLTWDNQVAAVARAHSQDMALNNYFNHVSPTTGSPFDRLQHAGILFGYAGENIAYGQLDGIEVHMGWMNSAGHRQNLLNPNFKQIGVGISYKDGRPFYTQNFVAKSK, from the coding sequence ATGCGTAAGAAGAGTATATCCAGCATCCTCGCCGTGAGCCTTTCATTCGCTCTGTTCGGCCATATGTTACCTGCCCATGCAGCGACAGCTTCCCTTGTCACAACCAAGCAGGCTGCAGCTACCAGCGCCATCTCGGTGTACGGTATCCAATTGGGGATGAGCACCTCTCAGGTCGAGCAAGTATTGGGCAAGCCCGCACGCAAAGACCCGAGCACAACCGGAGTCGAATGGTGGATTTACAATAAAGACCTCACCAATTACATACAAGTCGGGATTCAAAATGCCAAAGTGGTCACCTTGTTTACGAATGGGGCCAAGTTTAATCTCAAAGGAATTGGCTTCGGAGCTACTACTGCCGCCCTACAAAAAGCGTGGGGTGCTCCACAAAGCACACTTGGAATCACGTCCACTTTTAAGATTAATAACAACACGATCAACCATCCTACGTATTTGCTGAACAATCAGACGGTAACGTTTTCCATCGACCAGCTGGGGGGCAATAAAGTCGCGGGTGTACGCATTTCTACCCCGGACCATTTCTCTACCATTGCTATCGGATTGATGTATCCGATCTCTTATAGCAAGCTGCCTGCCAAGCCAGTATTGACAGACGCGCAGATCAAGCAAGCTGCACTCGCTTACGAAAAAGAGAATTTTGACTTGCTCAACGTCGCCCGTACCCGTGCCAATCTCCCTGTACTCACCTGGGATAATCAAGTGGCTGCAGTCGCTCGTGCACACAGTCAGGATATGGCCTTAAACAACTATTTCAACCATGTGTCTCCGACGACAGGCAGCCCATTTGATCGTTTGCAGCACGCCGGTATCCTGTTTGGTTACGCAGGTGAGAACATTGCCTACGGCCAGCTGGACGGAATTGAAGTCCACATGGGCTGGATGAACTCTGCCGGCCACCGCCAAAATCTGCTCAATCCTAACTTCAAGCAGATCGGCGTAGGCATCTCGTACAAGGATGGCCGTCCGTTCTACACGCAAAATTTTGTAGCCAAATCTAAATAA
- a CDS encoding MFS transporter: MAASRYTFWVLILVVAIAGLSQGLSIPLLAVLLEKQGVSSMTNGLNAAALYIGMVLISPFLEIPLRRFGYRTTIIFGLMLVTAATALIPMFSHLAVWFVLRLLMGIGDSGLHYSSQMWVTKIAAPQNRGRDLSIYGLAYGVGFSAGPLGLNLLPFGLWVPFGTLIVLYAVAFVLLGRMKNEFPDAIVQTEKKQNKYAVVLRLGWLALIPSFLYGFMETSLNGSFPVYALRTGLSIEWVSVILPSFVVGSIILQMPLGSLSDKIGRKQVMTACALIGGIAFFLFPLSGENVWLMMLLLAIAGAAVGSFYSLGLAFAADILPASMVPTAGIIAGINFGIASILAPNVNGVLMEVWEPWTIFWLMGAFLLVFAAACLAARRGTPHSEHVPVPMQKQG; the protein is encoded by the coding sequence ATGGCAGCCTCGCGTTACACCTTTTGGGTGTTGATTTTAGTAGTAGCAATCGCCGGACTTAGCCAGGGGCTGAGCATCCCTCTATTGGCGGTTTTGCTTGAAAAACAAGGCGTCTCCTCGATGACGAACGGACTGAATGCAGCCGCGTTGTACATCGGCATGGTGCTGATCTCGCCGTTTCTCGAAATTCCGCTCAGGAGATTTGGCTATCGCACGACCATTATTTTTGGGCTGATGCTTGTGACTGCAGCGACTGCGTTGATTCCCATGTTTTCACATTTGGCCGTCTGGTTTGTTCTGCGGCTTTTGATGGGAATTGGCGATTCGGGTCTGCATTATTCCAGTCAGATGTGGGTGACCAAGATTGCAGCACCGCAAAATCGCGGGCGAGATCTTTCCATCTATGGGCTGGCCTATGGCGTGGGCTTTAGTGCAGGACCTCTGGGCTTGAACCTGCTGCCATTCGGATTGTGGGTGCCATTTGGAACGCTGATTGTCTTGTATGCCGTCGCTTTTGTTTTGCTCGGTCGCATGAAAAATGAGTTCCCGGATGCAATCGTTCAGACGGAAAAGAAGCAAAACAAATATGCTGTCGTGCTACGCCTTGGTTGGTTGGCACTGATTCCATCGTTTTTGTACGGGTTCATGGAGACTTCGTTAAACGGGAGCTTTCCGGTCTACGCTTTACGTACAGGACTTTCGATTGAATGGGTTTCCGTTATCTTGCCATCCTTTGTGGTTGGGAGCATCATTCTGCAAATGCCACTTGGCTCGTTGAGCGACAAGATTGGACGCAAGCAGGTCATGACAGCTTGTGCCTTGATCGGAGGCATTGCCTTTTTCCTCTTCCCTCTCTCGGGGGAAAACGTCTGGCTGATGATGCTATTGCTCGCCATTGCAGGAGCGGCGGTTGGCTCGTTTTATTCACTGGGGCTTGCGTTTGCCGCAGATATTTTGCCTGCTTCGATGGTACCGACTGCCGGGATCATCGCGGGTATAAATTTTGGAATCGCCAGTATTTTGGCTCCAAACGTAAATGGTGTATTGATGGAAGTTTGGGAGCCATGGACCATTTTCTGGCTCATGGGTGCGTTCCTGCTCGTTTTTGCCGCTGCTTGTCTAGCTGCCCGACGTGGAACTCCGCACTCCGAGCATGTCCCGGTACCGATGCAAAAGCAAGGCTAA
- a CDS encoding RDD family protein, translating to MDEVTYHNPSQQLQPIPETQPVHHYAGFWIRVAATMLDSLFLIGINMLIFNPLRRAWGLTDAFFSFIDLIEIVFDLLYLILLTWWTGQTLGKMILGIRVINARQSRGNLTAGQVFLREVIGKFLSSLPFSLGYMWVGWNRRKQGWHDLLAKTYVIYERRV from the coding sequence ATGGACGAAGTTACGTATCACAATCCATCTCAACAGCTGCAACCGATTCCTGAGACTCAGCCCGTCCATCACTACGCCGGTTTTTGGATTCGGGTGGCCGCCACGATGCTGGACTCTCTGTTTCTCATCGGTATCAACATGCTGATCTTCAACCCGTTACGTCGGGCTTGGGGCCTAACAGATGCGTTCTTTTCGTTCATCGATCTGATCGAGATCGTCTTCGACCTGCTATACCTCATCTTGCTGACCTGGTGGACGGGGCAGACTCTGGGCAAAATGATCTTGGGCATCCGTGTCATCAACGCACGCCAGTCCCGAGGAAATTTGACTGCTGGGCAAGTCTTTCTGCGCGAGGTCATCGGTAAATTCCTCTCCTCCCTCCCTTTCTCCCTCGGGTATATGTGGGTCGGCTGGAATCGGCGCAAACAAGGCTGGCACGATCTTCTCGCCAAAACGTACGTCATTTACGAGCGACGTGTCTGA
- a CDS encoding heavy metal translocating P-type ATPase, giving the protein MMQKAAMIVSGAGLLVSWLYGEIGGLDPSWIAVFLCGVPIAWTALKELFLEKTINSDVLVTIAIVAAVSIGEIFAAGEVALIMMLGMWLENRTVARAASALEEMVQMAPQTARVKRQEEWVEVALAEVVRGDLILVKPGEKVPVDGKVENGQAAVNQAALTGESLPVEKRSGDEVFMGTINTNGSIEVVAQRVGEETTFAKVTRLVAEAMERKAPVQRLLDKWAAWIVPSSLTLAVLMYLFTGDLVRAVTILIVFCPCALVLATPTAIMAGIGSAAKHGILIKSGVALEQIGLVNALLFDKTGTLTEGKLQVTGVARLHNQKQEDVLRLAAALERHSEHPLAQAIVTAGEQQRLELPVVESFLVHPGNGVSGRVEGREVLVGNRRFFADMGISTDELRPLQEEQEKAGQTAVFVASEGRLIGMVSLADRVRMESRDTVGRLRLYGVGEIAMLTGDNKGAAGQIARQAGVTTVFAEQFPEAKYQRVEEYRDRGLVVGMVGDGINDAPALTSAHVGIAMGAGGTQIAAEAADIVIMTDDISKVADAVKLGRKALHVIRQNLIISSAINAGAIILAMAGILGPVGGAFVHNATSVLVVLNSARLIHYLSRKDKAKRMTPPTISSCGSCTCTKGFCDLGTSKG; this is encoded by the coding sequence ATGATGCAAAAAGCAGCAATGATCGTATCGGGTGCAGGATTACTGGTCAGCTGGCTATACGGAGAGATTGGAGGGCTAGATCCTTCTTGGATCGCCGTATTCTTATGCGGAGTACCGATCGCATGGACGGCACTCAAGGAGCTGTTCCTAGAAAAGACGATCAATAGTGATGTTCTGGTGACCATTGCGATCGTGGCTGCAGTCTCTATCGGTGAAATTTTTGCTGCCGGTGAAGTAGCGCTGATCATGATGCTCGGCATGTGGTTGGAAAATCGGACGGTTGCGCGGGCAGCATCAGCCTTGGAGGAAATGGTGCAAATGGCTCCACAGACAGCTCGAGTCAAACGCCAGGAGGAATGGGTGGAGGTCGCCCTAGCAGAAGTCGTACGTGGAGACTTGATTTTAGTGAAGCCAGGAGAGAAGGTTCCTGTAGATGGAAAGGTAGAGAATGGGCAGGCTGCAGTGAATCAGGCGGCTCTGACAGGTGAGTCACTGCCTGTGGAAAAACGCTCAGGTGACGAAGTCTTCATGGGAACGATCAATACAAATGGTTCGATCGAAGTGGTAGCCCAGCGAGTAGGTGAAGAAACGACATTTGCCAAGGTGACTCGTCTGGTGGCAGAAGCGATGGAGCGCAAGGCACCTGTCCAGCGTCTGCTGGATAAATGGGCGGCGTGGATTGTACCGAGCAGTCTCACCCTCGCAGTTCTGATGTACCTGTTTACCGGCGATCTGGTGCGTGCCGTCACCATTCTCATTGTCTTTTGTCCGTGTGCACTGGTGCTCGCTACACCGACCGCCATCATGGCAGGGATCGGTAGCGCAGCCAAGCACGGTATTTTGATTAAAAGCGGTGTAGCACTGGAACAAATCGGTTTAGTCAATGCCTTGTTGTTTGATAAGACAGGAACACTCACGGAAGGCAAGCTGCAAGTGACCGGTGTCGCACGATTACACAATCAGAAGCAGGAAGATGTACTGCGTCTGGCAGCTGCACTTGAGCGTCACTCGGAGCATCCGCTGGCACAGGCCATCGTCACAGCGGGTGAGCAGCAACGTCTTGAACTGCCTGTGGTAGAATCGTTCCTGGTCCATCCGGGTAATGGCGTTTCTGGACGGGTAGAAGGACGTGAAGTACTTGTAGGGAATCGTCGCTTTTTCGCTGACATGGGAATCTCCACAGACGAGCTGCGTCCTCTCCAGGAAGAGCAGGAAAAAGCAGGGCAGACCGCAGTCTTTGTTGCAAGCGAAGGTCGGCTGATCGGCATGGTGTCACTGGCAGACCGTGTGCGGATGGAATCGCGTGATACGGTTGGGCGTCTGCGTCTGTATGGCGTAGGTGAAATCGCCATGCTGACAGGAGACAACAAAGGAGCTGCTGGTCAAATCGCTCGTCAGGCTGGTGTGACCACGGTCTTTGCAGAACAGTTTCCGGAAGCCAAATACCAGCGAGTCGAAGAGTATCGGGATCGCGGTCTGGTCGTCGGGATGGTTGGGGATGGCATTAACGATGCTCCGGCACTTACCTCCGCACATGTGGGGATTGCTATGGGGGCGGGCGGTACGCAGATTGCTGCTGAAGCGGCTGACATCGTCATCATGACCGACGACATTTCCAAAGTGGCAGATGCTGTGAAGCTCGGACGCAAGGCCTTGCACGTGATTCGGCAAAACCTGATTATATCCAGCGCGATTAATGCTGGGGCAATCATCCTAGCGATGGCAGGAATACTTGGTCCGGTCGGCGGGGCCTTTGTGCACAATGCGACATCTGTGCTGGTCGTACTCAATTCTGCACGACTGATTCACTATTTGTCTCGCAAGGATAAAGCGAAACGGATGACACCTCCGACGATTTCTTCCTGCGGTTCCTGTACTTGCACGAAAGGATTCTGCGATCTC